In a genomic window of Numenius arquata chromosome 5, bNumArq3.hap1.1, whole genome shotgun sequence:
- the PRADC1 gene encoding protease-associated domain-containing protein 1 produces MLRRSLWLCLCLCSCPARGLRIHEYLYFQVLSPGDIRYIFTATPAKDFGGVFNTRYDQIHLVPADPPEACGELNNGVFIQDQIALVERGGCSFLSKTRVIQEHGGRAVIIADNAYDNDSFYIEMIQDSTRRTADIPALFLLGRDGYMIRRSLEQHGLPWAIISIPVNVTSIPTYEMMQPPWTFW; encoded by the exons ATGCTCCGCCGCTCGCTCTGGCTCTGCCtttgcctctgctcctgcccgGCCCGCG GTTTACGCATCCATGAATACTTGTACTTCCAAGTGCTGAGCCCTGGAGACATCCGCTACATCTTCACCGCCACTCCAGCCAAGGATTTTGGTGGCGTGTTT AACACAAGGTACGACCAGATCCACCTGGTCCCAGCAGATCCCCCTGAAGCCTGCGGAGAGCTGAATAATGGCGTCTTCATCCAGGACCAGATTGCCTTGGTGGAGAGGGG GGGTTGCTCGTTCCTGTCGAAGACACGTGTGATACAGGAGCATGGCGGACGGGCAGTGATCATCGCAGATAATGCCTACGATAACGACAGCTTCTATATCGAGATGATCCAGGACAGCACCAGGCGGACAGCCGACATCCCCGCGCTCTTCCTGCTGGGCAGGGACGG GTACATGATTAGACGCTCCCTGGAGCAGCACGGTCTCCCCTGGGCCATCATCTCCATTCCCGTCAACGTCACCAGCATCCCCACCTACGAAATGATGCAGCCCCCCTGGACCTTCTGGTAG
- the CCT7 gene encoding T-complex protein 1 subunit eta, protein MMPTPVILLKEGTDTSQGIPQLVSNINACQVIAEAVRTTLGPRGMDKLIVDDRGKATISNDGATILKLLDVVHPAAKTLVDIAKSQDAEVGDGTTSVTLLAAEFLKQVKPYVEEGLHPQIIIRAFRTATQLAVNKIKDIAVTVKKEDKDEQRSLLEKCAATALSSKLISQSKEFFSKMVVDAVMMLDDLLQLKMIGIKKVQGGALEDSQLVAGVAFKKTFSYAGFEMQPKKYQSPKIALLNVELELKAEKDNAEVRVNTVEDYQAIVDAEWNILYDKLDKIHKSGAKVVLSKLPIGDVATQYFADRDMFCAGRVPEEDLKRTMMACGGSIQTSVNALSDDVLGRCELFEETQIGGERYNFFTGCPKAKTCTIILRGGAEQFMEETERSLHDAIMIVRRAIKNDSVVAGGGAIEMELSKYLRDYSRTIPGKQQLLIGAYAKALEIIPRQLCDNAGFDATNILNKLRAKHAQGGMWYGVDVNNEDIADNFEACVWEPAIVRINALTAASEAACLIVSVDETIKNPRSTVDAAPSGRGRGRGRPHNH, encoded by the exons ATGATG CCAACACCGGTTATCCTGCTGAAAGAGGGGACGGACACCTCGCAGGGGATCCCCCAGCTTGTCAGCAACATCAATGCCTGCCAGGTTATTGCAGAAGCTGTGCGCACTACCCTGGGACCTCGGGGTATGGACAAGCTCATTGTGGATGACCGGG GCAAAGCCACTATCTCTAACGATGGTGCCACCATCCTGAAGCTCCTCGATGTTGTCCATCCAGCTGCGAAGACATTAGTGGATATCGCCAAATCTCAAGATGCAGAG GTTGGTGATGGGACCACGTCTGTAACTCTGCTCGCTGCTGAGTTCCTGAAACAAGTGAAGCCCTATGTGGAGGAAGGCCTCCATCCTCAAATCATCATCCGTGCCTTCCGCACAGCAACGCAGCTG GCTGTAAACAAGATCAAAGACATTGCTGTTACAGTGAAGAAGGAAGATAAAGA tgagcaGAGAAGCCTGCTGGAGAAGTGTGCAGCCACAGCCTTGAGCTCTAAGCTGATCTCCCAGAGCAAGGAGTTTTTTTCCAAGATGGTTGTAGATGCTGTCATGATGTTAGATGACTTGTTACAACTCAAAATGATTGGAATAAAGAAGGTTCAAGGAGGTGCCTTGGAA GATTCTCAGCTGGTGGCTGGAGTTGCCTTTAAGAAGACATTCTCTTATGCTGGGTTTGAAATGCAGCCCAAGAAGTATCAGTCTCCCAAGATTGCCTTGCTGAATGTGGAGCTGGAGCTCAAAGCTGAGAAGGACAACGCTGAAGTCAGAGTAAACACTGTGGAG GATTACCAGGCCATCGTGGATGCTGAGTGGAACATCTTGTATGACAAACTAGACAAAATCCACAAGTCGGGAGCCAAAGTTGTCCTGTCCAAACTTCCTATCGGTGATGTGGCTACTCAGTACTTTGCGGATAGAGACATGTTTTGTGCTGGCCGTGTCCCGGAAGAAGATCTCAAGCGAACTATGATG GCCTGTGGCGGTTCCATTCAGACTAGTGTCAATGCCCTATCAGATGATGTTCTGGGCCGATGCGAACTCTTTGAGGAGACTCAGATTGGAGGAGAGAG GTACAACTTCTTCACAGGCTGCCCGAAGGCAAAAACTTGCACGATAATCCTGCGAGGGGGTGCAGAGCAGTTCATGGAAGAGACAGAACGGTCTCTGCATGATGCAATCATGATAGTCAGGAGAGCAATCAAG AACGACTCGGTTGTTGCCGGTGGTGGTGCGATAGAGATGGAGCTTTCCAAATACCTCCGTGACTATTCCAGGACCATTCCAGGCAAGCAGCAGCTGCTGATAGGTGCTTATGCTAAAGCCCTTGAGATCATTCCTCGCCAGCTCTGCGACAACGCGGGTTTTGATGCCACCAACATTCTGAACAAGCTCCGAGCCAAGCACGCGCAG GGAGGAATGTGGTACGGTGTGGATGTGAACAACGAGGACATCGCTGACAACTTTGAGGCCTGTGTGTGGGAACCAGCCATCGTGCGCATCAACGCTCTGACGGCAGCCTCCGAGGCCGCCTGCCTCATCGTCTCCGTGGATGAAACCATCAAGAACCCCCGTTCCACCGTGGATGCTGCGCCCAGCggacggggccgggggcgaggcagACCCCACAACCACTGA